Genomic DNA from Lentimicrobiaceae bacterium:
AGTATTTGTGGGGTATATACTATCATCTTTATCAAATAAAAATTAATTATTTATGCAATCAATCAGGCGTCAAATAAAAAGAGGTAATGCTGTAATAGCATTAAACAATGTTACTCATAATTTTGAGATTATACAAAAAAGAGGTACAGATGTAGAGAGTTGGAAATTTGCATTAAAACACAGAGATAAAAAAGCCGAAAAAGATTACATAGATAAAGTAACCATGCCATTAAGTCAAAAAGATATAATTAATGGCAAAACCTATATTTCTTTTAATGATTTTTTAAAAAGAAAAAAAGCAATAAAAAAAATAGCCAAAGCACCTAATTATTCAAATACTACTAATGAGAGCAAAGTCAGCAATAAAAAGAAAACAAAACAAATTTCATTTAAAAATATCATAAGTAAAGTAATAAAACAAATAAAAACAATAATAAAAAAGTTATGGAAGTATTAAAAAGGCAACAACCGGATGGCAGTAATAAACAATATTATTGTCAGTTTAAAGGCAAAGAATTAACAATCGATGTTACGGAATTTAGTATAAAGCATCGAAATTTTGTGTTAAATTCAGTTCTAATTTTTAAAGCAAAGTTATTATACAACGATTGGTTCTCACATGTACGAGCTTGTATAAATTACCCAAACTATAAGTTAAGGGTAAATTTGTCCGAAAACAAATTAATTAAAATTAAAAACGAAACTTTAACAATGCTCGATAAGTTAAACCCGAACGACTTGTTAGAGTTTAACTGCATTATTGTAACCGAAAAAATTGTTCCCTTAATGCTCGCTGCAGTTTTTACCGATTCTAAATTAGAAAAAGATTTAAAAAACTTTATAAAATCTGTTGAAAAAATGCAGGAATTTCAGACGGTGGGCGGTTAAGTTATACCGCCCCTACGTTTTTCTTAATATAGAAAACAACGTGTACAGCAATAAGGCATTTAACAGATTTTCATTTTTAATTAAAAAAAACAACAAAAACTTTATAAAAACTAAATAAAAAGTGACTCATGGTAGTTTATTTTCGGGCATAGGCGGTTTTGATATAGCAAGCGAAGTTGTGGGTTGGCATAATGTATTTAATTGCGAAATTGATGATTTTTGTCGTAGAATATTAAAATATTATTTCCCGGACGTAATACAGCATAAAGATATAACAAAAACAAATTTTAAACAATATGCAAACAAAATCGACATCATTACAGGGGGCTTTCCCTGTCAGCCTTTTTCACGAGCTGGAAAAAGAAAGGGAACTGCCGATGAACGCAATTTGTGGAGCGAAATGTATCGAGTTGTTTGCGAAGTTGAACCGAAATGGGTTGTGGCAGAAAATGTTTTCGGTTTTCTTGATATTGAAAACGGAATGGTATTCGAACAAATGTGTATTGATTTGGAAACTTCGGGCTACGAAGTACAATTGTATAATATACCAGCTGCGGGTATTAATGCCGACCATATCCGAAATAGAATTTGGGTTGTGGCGTACAATAAAGATAAAAGACAAAAACAAAAACGCAATAATTCAAAAAACATTTTTACCAACACCAATGGCTTCGGATTGGAAGCATGGGACAAAGAATGTAAAATGGACGGGAACTCAATTTGTAAAAGAAAAAAAAACACACAATTTCGGGGGCAATTTAAACGATTTGATAGCAAGTGGTTTTATACCAATGAGCGAGAAAGAGCCAAAAGAAAGCAATTTGTTGAATCACCGGTTTATTGCCGAGATGATGAATTATCCACTCGATTGGACGGAATTACCCTTTCTAAATTGCGGGAAAAAAGCATAAAAGCGTACGGCAATGCAATTTATGTACCTATTGCGGTTAATATTTTTAAGGCAATTATACAATTTGAAAACAAACAATAAAAATTATTATAAAATGGACATCGAAAATTACATTAAACAAGAGATTGAAAATGCAAAAGTAAGCGTAGCTATTGATTGGCTTACTGTGTACTATACATTTGACATTTTAAAGTTGCAAGCATTAGTAAAAGATGATGAACTTACAACGTCTTTAACTGATGATTTGTATATTTTAAAAACAGAGGTCGGTACACAGCACTTTGAAAAGCGGACTAAAGTATATTTTAAAAACAACGAAGTTGCAACATTAATGTATCAAAGTCGTAGCGAACTTATTTACAAAAGCAATATTGCAAAAGTTGATTATAAAAATTCAATTTTATATTCATTAGAATTTTTAGACGTTCATAACGAGCTTTTAAAATTCGGTTTTAAGTTTAGCAGTTTTGGCAGAGTTGACATCGCAGTTGACGGTTGCAACTATTTGGTTAAGTTTTTAAATATGTACGTTAAGGAAAATGCAAAAATGACCGAAAGTTTGACAGGTTATCGCATGATAAATAGCAATTATAAACGTAATGTATTAAACGCAGGTATTTATAATCCTAAAATTAAACGGCATGAGCATTTTCGCATCGGCTCTAATTTATCAAAAAAGTATTTGACTATTTATAATAAAAGTTACGAAATTACGGG
This window encodes:
- the dcm gene encoding DNA (cytosine-5-)-methyltransferase, which produces MTHGSLFSGIGGFDIASEVVGWHNVFNCEIDDFCRRILKYYFPDVIQHKDITKTNFKQYANKIDIITGGFPCQPFSRAGKRKGTADERNLWSEMYRVVCEVEPKWVVAENVFGFLDIENGMVFEQMCIDLETSGYEVQLYNIPAAGINADHIRNRIWVVAYNKDKRQKQKRNNSKNIFTNTNGFGLEAWDKECKMDGNSICKRKKNTQFRGQFKRFDSKWFYTNERERAKRKQFVESPVYCRDDELSTRLDGITLSKLREKSIKAYGNAIYVPIAVNIFKAIIQFENKQ